The window CCGCTGGTGGTTGGCGGGCAGATGACGGACGTGACCCGCGTGACCATTGGGCCGGTGGAGGTGGTAGCGCCGTGACCCCCAAACGGAAAAATGGAAGAATAGTGTCCTCGTCGGCCCGTCTTGCAACCTTCCCCTTTCCTCGCCTTCTCATTCTGGCGGTCATCTTACTGGCGGCCTGGCTCAGGTTGTGGCGGTTAGCCTCTATCCCTCCCGGCTTTTGGTTTGACGAGGGTCTCAACGGTATGGAAGCCGTTTGGCTGCTAAAAACCAAAACCTGGCCGGTTTTTATGGTGCAGGGGCAGGGCCGCGAGGCCATGTTTTATTACCTGCTGGCCCTATCGGTTTCCGGTTTGGGTGAAACAGTTTATGCTGTGCGTTTGGTGCCGGCCTTACTGGGAATTCTGTCAATCCCCTTAATGTATCGCTGGGGGCTGAGTCTTTATAAGGGCAAGCCTGGATCTGGTTGGCTGGCCTTGATTGGCGCGGCCGGACTGGCCGTTTCTTTTTGGTACTTGGTAATGAACCGGGTGGGCTACCGGGCCAATACCTTGCTGCCGGTTTTGTTGTTCACGGCCTACTTTTTTTGGCGCGGCTGGCAGACGGGTAAAATTCGATACTATTTTTTGGCCGGGATTGGGCTGGGTTTATGCCAGTATACCTATTTGGCCGGTCGCCTGGCGCCGTTGGTTTTTATGGCGTTTGTTCTGGCGCAAACGGCGCTGGCCTGGCGCAGCAACCGGGCGCGGGTCAAAAATGTTTGGTTGGGTCTTGTGATTATGGGCGGGATTGCCGGGTTGATCGTCATCCCGATGGGCCTGTTTTTTATGGACTTCCCGGAGCTTTTTTGGGCGCGGAGCGGGGATGTCGCCCTGAAAGTGGCCGGGGGGGGAAGTCAGGCCGGCGCGTTGGTTCAACACCTGCTGGCGGCGGGTCGGGTTTTTATTGATGGGCAGGACCCCAATTGGCGGCATCATTTGTTGGGACGGCCTGTTTTTAATTGGATCAGCACGGCGGGTTTTTGGGTTGGATTGGTGATTGCGATCAGGCATTGGCGTTGGCCGGAAAATGTGTTTTTGCTCTCGTTGCTGGTGGTGATGTGGCTGCCGGCGGTTTTGTCCGAGGCGAGCTTTCATACTCTGCGCCTGGTGGGGGTTTTGCCGGCCTATTACGGGTTGGCGGCCATCGGCTGGCTGAAGATCATTACCTGGTTGGGGAGCAGATTCTTAAAAAAAATGTCCGGCTGGCAGGTTGGCGCTATCGCCCTGGCGACTGTATTGTTGTTTAACGGGGCAACCACTTTTTATGACTATTTTTATCGTTGGGCCAAATTGCCGGAGGTGTACCGGGCTTTTGACGGGTCGGTGGTGGCCCTGGCCCAAAAATTAACTGCTTTGGAAGAAGACGTTCTTATTCCCTTTTACCTTTATACACACGCTTCTATGCGCTATTTGCTGCACAGCCATTTTCAGGAAACCGTGTTTGCGCCGGAAACCGCCATGGACCGGCAAAAAAATATATC is drawn from Anaerolineae bacterium and contains these coding sequences:
- a CDS encoding glycosyltransferase family 39 protein; amino-acid sequence: MTPKRKNGRIVSSSARLATFPFPRLLILAVILLAAWLRLWRLASIPPGFWFDEGLNGMEAVWLLKTKTWPVFMVQGQGREAMFYYLLALSVSGLGETVYAVRLVPALLGILSIPLMYRWGLSLYKGKPGSGWLALIGAAGLAVSFWYLVMNRVGYRANTLLPVLLFTAYFFWRGWQTGKIRYYFLAGIGLGLCQYTYLAGRLAPLVFMAFVLAQTALAWRSNRARVKNVWLGLVIMGGIAGLIVIPMGLFFMDFPELFWARSGDVALKVAGGGSQAGALVQHLLAAGRVFIDGQDPNWRHHLLGRPVFNWISTAGFWVGLVIAIRHWRWPENVFLLSLLVVMWLPAVLSEASFHTLRLVGVLPAYYGLAAIGWLKIITWLGSRFLKKMSGWQVGAIALATVLLFNGATTFYDYFYRWAKLPEVYRAFDGSVVALAQKLTALEEDVLIPFYLYTHASMRYLLHSHFQETVFAPETAMDRQKNISLLLPDYPEDDGAPPAFVWLSRDSAGSGVAYVSAVAREISLPLSIPAAVIEDDRGNIIARQYRLETKEIAPLFWDKLPAKKAAVMWANNLALVDYAFDPATVSPGHTARLNLAWQILGYTGLAQKMFLQVLDSRGRPAGQQEVDPISRKMYRWRDEGLIFEQHYLPIASAAEPGLYFVRLGFFDPQTGQRLPTQNLDHTSLGDEWIVGPLDVSVKGSAPRSPQQPVRARLGEQFEFLGYSFYPMAAENATEIELYWQARAPGEIDYTVFVQALDAQNQVIAQVDAQPLANIYPTSRWQPGDIIREKFILPIAASELQDRRLVTGMYNLATGARLPVYSEHGDLLPDSVIQLLE